A single Planktothrix sp. FACHB-1365 DNA region contains:
- a CDS encoding glycosyltransferase family 2 protein, which translates to MDISQPPILKTPESQKQYGDLIFGSHSLAISIVVPIYNEVESLPRLIAAIDSNMTSLGLNYELVCIDDGSTDGSTELLKQEATTNPHLKAIILRRNYGQTAAMAAGFKYSQGQVIITIDGDLQNDPQDIPLLLTELGKGFDVVSGWRKNRQDAKITRLLPSRIANWLISKMTGVQLHDYGCSLKAYRTELIADMKLYGELHRFLPALAFIEGARITEIPVNHHARRFGQSKYGLDRTFRVVMDLLTISFIKKFLTRPMHVFGLLGMLAFILGIIVGIYLTFIRLVLGEGIADRPLLTFAVLLTLTGIQLFCFGLLAELLMRTYHESQDRPIYRVREVIESEGNGNSAITR; encoded by the coding sequence ATGGATATTTCACAACCGCCAATTTTAAAAACGCCAGAATCTCAGAAACAGTATGGAGATTTAATTTTTGGTTCTCACTCCTTAGCTATTTCTATCGTTGTTCCTATCTATAACGAAGTCGAAAGTTTACCCCGATTGATAGCAGCGATTGATAGTAATATGACATCTTTGGGTTTAAATTATGAATTGGTTTGTATAGATGATGGGTCAACCGATGGTTCCACGGAACTCCTGAAACAGGAAGCCACAACCAATCCTCATCTCAAAGCCATTATTCTCCGCCGCAATTATGGCCAAACCGCAGCAATGGCGGCGGGATTCAAATATTCTCAAGGTCAGGTGATTATTACCATTGATGGTGATTTACAAAATGATCCCCAAGATATTCCTCTACTTCTGACAGAGTTGGGTAAGGGTTTCGATGTCGTCAGTGGTTGGCGTAAAAATCGACAAGATGCCAAAATCACTCGTTTACTTCCCTCTCGCATTGCGAACTGGCTGATTAGTAAGATGACTGGGGTACAACTCCATGACTATGGTTGTTCTCTCAAAGCTTACCGTACTGAATTAATCGCCGATATGAAGCTCTATGGAGAACTTCACCGATTCTTACCCGCTTTAGCCTTTATTGAAGGAGCGAGAATTACTGAAATTCCGGTTAATCATCATGCTCGTCGTTTTGGTCAGAGTAAATATGGTTTAGATCGTACCTTCCGGGTGGTGATGGATTTATTAACCATTTCCTTTATCAAAAAATTCCTGACTCGACCTATGCACGTTTTTGGTCTATTAGGGATGTTGGCTTTTATCTTGGGAATTATTGTTGGTATTTATTTGACCTTTATTCGACTGGTTTTGGGCGAAGGAATTGCTGATCGTCCTTTACTCACGTTTGCGGTATTACTGACCCTTACCGGAATTCAACTGTTTTGTTTTGGTTTATTAGCTGAACTGTTAATGCGAACCTATCATGAGTCTCAAGATCGACCTATCTATCGAGTCCGTGAAGTCATTGAATCCGAAGGTAACGGGAATAGCGCAATAACCCGTTAA
- a CDS encoding glycosyltransferase family 39 protein, with protein sequence MESQIDRKLIFSDPRRNTKQILLEQIPILLILLLATGLRLYQLSTESVWIDEMLSIRDAKSFEFTLPYVRPFYYMILKGWMQFGDSDAWLRGLSIIFGLGSIYFTYWLGYRIVGKSTGLIAAFMASVSPLFINHAQEIRMYTVITCLSVAGTLALSYFLEQPSYKALAGWVIARIFLILTNANNILILVADLVLLGWKFRKQPQGLLRAAGGLSIIGLFFLPIFWALTIGGGADEFMEKQVADYSKPGVTQIIGMLTQFTVYWPLRNLLESNQIILNKNQLTDATLLSQLLSVKTFSLLFYAGLTAVLVVLLVISLLNIFFSKHPSERLIWLAAWGIIPASLMLFVSYYKNSIWFPRYLLLVAPYFLILIAAGFVVIWNWKKPLAIAIAIAYCLGVTGSLFDYYTKLYRNDWQGAAQYIYQNQQPNDLIVMHSTPDFFPLSLSRYYPDPSKVHLLNHPGSQDKLTPDYIKQQFDRTLPLKSNLWFVCWLFCKETEGMNRVFTTVAGQQFRVEQEKTFSSLEFQPIQVFKVTPAVPTTKSTTSQ encoded by the coding sequence GTGGAATCCCAGATTGATCGCAAGTTAATATTTTCTGACCCCCGTAGAAACACTAAACAAATTTTACTGGAACAGATACCGATTCTATTGATTCTATTACTGGCTACGGGACTGCGGTTATATCAACTCAGTACCGAAAGTGTGTGGATTGATGAAATGCTGAGTATTCGTGATGCTAAATCCTTTGAGTTTACTCTCCCTTATGTCCGCCCCTTCTACTACATGATCCTGAAAGGCTGGATGCAGTTTGGCGATAGCGATGCTTGGTTAAGAGGTTTATCGATTATTTTTGGTTTAGGGAGTATTTACTTTACTTATTGGTTGGGATATCGCATTGTCGGAAAGTCTACCGGATTAATTGCCGCATTTATGGCCAGTGTTTCTCCTCTCTTTATTAATCACGCTCAAGAAATTCGGATGTACACCGTGATTACCTGCTTGAGTGTAGCGGGAACATTAGCCCTCAGTTACTTTTTAGAACAACCTTCCTATAAAGCTTTAGCGGGTTGGGTAATAGCACGAATTTTCTTAATTTTAACAAATGCAAATAATATTTTAATTTTGGTTGCTGATCTCGTGTTATTGGGTTGGAAATTCCGCAAACAGCCTCAAGGATTACTCAGGGCTGCTGGAGGTTTATCAATTATCGGTTTATTTTTCCTTCCCATCTTCTGGGCACTGACCATAGGAGGTGGAGCAGATGAGTTTATGGAGAAGCAAGTTGCTGACTATTCTAAACCTGGAGTGACTCAAATTATTGGGATGTTAACCCAATTTACCGTATACTGGCCTTTAAGAAATCTGCTTGAATCTAATCAAATTATTCTGAATAAAAATCAGTTAACAGATGCTACATTGTTAAGTCAATTATTGAGTGTAAAAACTTTTTCTCTTTTATTCTATGCAGGTCTTACTGCGGTTTTGGTTGTTTTACTGGTAATTTCCCTATTAAATATTTTTTTTAGTAAACATCCTTCAGAACGGTTGATTTGGTTGGCAGCTTGGGGGATTATTCCAGCTAGTTTGATGTTGTTTGTATCTTATTATAAAAATTCTATCTGGTTTCCCCGTTATCTTTTGTTAGTTGCTCCTTATTTTCTGATTCTTATAGCCGCAGGATTTGTTGTAATTTGGAATTGGAAAAAACCCTTAGCGATCGCCATAGCCATTGCTTACTGTCTTGGGGTTACAGGTAGTCTTTTCGATTACTACACGAAATTATATCGAAATGATTGGCAAGGAGCCGCCCAATATATTTACCAAAATCAACAACCCAATGATTTGATAGTCATGCACTCTACTCCCGACTTTTTCCCCCTATCTTTGTCTCGCTATTATCCCGACCCCAGTAAAGTTCATTTACTGAATCATCCGGGATCTCAGGACAAGTTAACCCCAGATTATATTAAACAACAGTTCGATAGAACCTTACCTTTGAAATCGAATCTTTGGTTTGTTTGCTGGCTATTCTGCAAAGAAACCGAGGGGATGAATCGAGTATTCACCACAGTAGCGGGACAACAATTTAGAGTTGAACAGGAAAAAACGTTTAGTAGCCTTGAATTTCAGCCTATTCAAGTATTTAAGGTAACTCCGGCTGTACCGACAACAAAATCTACCACCTCTCAGTAA
- a CDS encoding GDSL-type esterase/lipase family protein encodes MSNIRVEAESMSRAGGYQIESGTFASGGQYIGLVPVPENTGTATTAFTGASGVYDVVVGYFDESDGISSFSISIAGNTPFEWSGNLLSGDTRASAKNFSKQTITGVNLVQGDEIKLTGALKDGENARFDYVEFIPVTSPTPDTTAPTATATANDITLTSGSNNSYTFTVTYNDNQAVKVSSLDSQDVRVTGPNGFNQLATFVSVDTNSNGTPRTATYSINAPGGSWDSAEAGNYSVAVEASQVSDTSNNTVASSSLDTFGVNVQSLPPADTTAPTATATANDITLASGSNNSYTFTVTYSDDKRVKVSSLDSQDVRVTGPNGFNQLATFVSVDINSDGTPRTATYSIPAPGGSWDTNEAGNYSVAVEASQVSDTSNNTVASSTLDTFAVNVQTSSPPATKVRIEAESMSRAGGYQLESGTFASGGQYIGLVSVPKNTGTATTAFTGASGVYDVVVGYFDESDGISSFSISIAGNASVNWSGELLSGDTRASAKNFSKQTITGVNLVQGDEIKLTGALEGGENARFDYVEFIPVTSPTPDTNVNYSQAPKGVYINLETELGSIPDASKTLKVMPLGDSITAGKENNNQLTSDWVGYRKELYEDFQFFNVPIDLVGTQANGAFSENQHQGHPGWGIVDITDGLNNNNWIQTADPDVILLMIGTNDASGSVDTMKSGLQTLIETITSTSKNPSFDNGNLLVSTIAPIHPNSSYYNSRINNVKEYNKSIPDIVAEQPASEKVSFVNMWQGSKAILETDMTPPAADNGNGLHPTQAGYQKMAYHWFDSILNNTQQKDILADKTNVQGSAYNDMIFGNASSNNLEGGEGADQITGAGGADTFIYNNPNEGQDILTDFNPSQGDVFAISASGFGGGLVAGTALSTTASSTGVFVSGTALNYLGNMAHFFYNTSAGLLSFDPDGSNAQPLTPLATLTTKPTLTANQFTIV; translated from the coding sequence ATGAGCAATATTCGTGTAGAAGCCGAAAGTATGAGCCGAGCGGGGGGATATCAGATTGAGTCGGGAACCTTTGCTTCTGGAGGTCAATATATTGGTCTGGTTCCAGTACCGGAAAATACAGGAACTGCGACCACAGCCTTTACCGGAGCATCCGGTGTCTATGATGTCGTCGTCGGATATTTTGACGAAAGCGATGGCATATCTTCCTTCTCCATTTCCATTGCTGGAAATACTCCCTTTGAATGGTCGGGTAATCTATTATCTGGAGATACCCGCGCCTCTGCTAAAAACTTTTCCAAACAGACAATTACAGGGGTTAACCTGGTTCAAGGGGATGAAATTAAGCTGACAGGAGCCTTAAAAGACGGGGAAAACGCCAGATTTGACTATGTAGAATTTATTCCGGTTACATCTCCAACTCCCGATACCACCGCACCAACAGCCACAGCCACAGCCAACGATATTACCCTAACTTCAGGAAGTAATAATAGTTATACCTTCACCGTTACCTACAACGATAATCAGGCGGTGAAAGTTTCCAGTCTCGATAGCCAAGATGTGCGCGTCACTGGGCCGAATGGGTTTAACCAACTCGCAACCTTTGTTAGTGTCGATACCAATAGTAATGGAACACCTCGCACCGCCACCTACAGTATTAACGCACCGGGAGGCAGTTGGGATAGTGCTGAAGCCGGAAACTATAGCGTTGCGGTAGAAGCAAGCCAAGTTAGCGATACCAGTAATAATACTGTTGCGAGTAGCAGCTTAGATACTTTCGGTGTTAACGTTCAGTCTCTTCCCCCTGCTGATACCACCGCACCAACAGCCACAGCCACAGCAAACGATATTACCCTAGCTTCAGGAAGTAATAATAGTTACACCTTCACCGTTACCTACAGCGATGATAAAAGAGTTAAGGTTTCCAGTCTCGATAGCCAAGATGTGCGCGTCACCGGGCCAAATGGGTTTAATCAACTGGCAACCTTTGTGAGTGTTGATATCAATAGTGATGGCACCCCCCGCACCGCCACCTATAGCATTCCTGCACCGGGAGGCAGTTGGGATACTAACGAAGCCGGAAACTACAGCGTCGCGGTAGAAGCAAGCCAAGTGAGTGATACCAGTAATAATACCGTTGCGAGTAGTACCCTAGATACCTTCGCTGTCAACGTTCAGACTAGCTCTCCTCCTGCGACAAAAGTGAGAATAGAAGCCGAAAGTATGAGCCGAGCGGGGGGATATCAGCTTGAGTCGGGAACCTTTGCTTCTGGAGGTCAATATATTGGTTTGGTTTCAGTACCGAAAAATACAGGAACCGCGACCACAGCCTTTACCGGAGCATCCGGTGTCTATGATGTCGTCGTCGGATATTTTGACGAAAGCGATGGCATATCTTCCTTCTCCATTTCCATTGCTGGAAATGCTTCCGTTAACTGGTCGGGTGAGCTATTATCTGGAGATACCCGCGCCTCTGCTAAAAACTTTTCCAAACAGACAATTACAGGGGTTAACCTGGTTCAAGGGGATGAAATTAAGCTGACAGGAGCCTTAGAGGGCGGGGAAAACGCCAGATTTGACTATGTAGAATTTATTCCGGTTACATCTCCAACTCCCGATACCAACGTTAACTACAGCCAAGCCCCTAAAGGGGTCTATATTAACTTGGAAACGGAACTTGGTTCCATTCCTGATGCCAGCAAAACCCTGAAAGTCATGCCTTTGGGAGACTCGATTACCGCAGGGAAAGAAAACAATAATCAACTCACATCTGACTGGGTAGGATATCGCAAGGAGTTATACGAAGACTTTCAATTTTTCAATGTTCCGATTGATCTCGTTGGCACTCAGGCGAACGGAGCATTTTCAGAAAACCAACATCAAGGGCATCCTGGATGGGGAATCGTCGATATTACAGATGGGTTAAATAATAATAACTGGATTCAGACTGCTGATCCTGATGTGATTCTTCTGATGATTGGGACAAACGATGCAAGCGGAAGTGTCGATACGATGAAGAGTGGTTTACAGACTTTAATCGAGACGATTACGAGCACAAGCAAAAATCCTAGCTTTGATAACGGCAATTTGTTAGTCAGTACGATTGCACCCATCCATCCCAATAGTTCTTACTATAATTCTCGAATCAATAACGTCAAGGAGTACAACAAAAGTATTCCTGATATTGTCGCTGAACAGCCGGCTTCAGAAAAAGTTAGTTTTGTCAATATGTGGCAAGGGTCAAAGGCAATCCTGGAAACGGATATGACACCTCCGGCTGCTGATAATGGTAATGGTTTACATCCTACCCAAGCGGGTTATCAGAAGATGGCTTACCATTGGTTTGACTCTATTCTTAATAACACCCAACAGAAGGACATTCTCGCAGATAAAACTAACGTTCAAGGGTCAGCTTATAACGATATGATTTTTGGCAATGCCTCCAGCAATAATCTCGAAGGAGGCGAAGGTGCTGATCAAATCACCGGTGCCGGAGGTGCTGATACCTTTATTTACAATAACCCCAATGAAGGTCAAGACATCCTGACAGATTTTAATCCTAGTCAAGGAGATGTTTTTGCCATTTCTGCTTCCGGGTTTGGGGGTGGATTAGTGGCTGGAACAGCGTTAAGCACCACTGCATCCAGTACAGGTGTTTTTGTTAGTGGTACAGCCTTAAATTATTTAGGAAATATGGCTCATTTCTTCTATAACACCTCTGCCGGTTTACTCAGTTTTGATCCTGATGGCAGCAACGCTCAACCTCTTACCCCCTTAGCAACGCTCACCACTAAACCAACTTTAACCGCTAATCAGTTCACGATTGTTTAA
- a CDS encoding PRC-barrel domain-containing protein produces the protein MAFLRIEDFDPHYKDAFDGEEIIGLDVYSDVQEEKIGSITDILVDESGHFRYFVVDIGFWIFGKTILLPVGRSRIDYQSQRVYTNGLTKEQATHLPCYQHLETKGYDYEEQVRKTYRLPYMGEVPIRSDHEYIMPNTSEIQSAPVLDWKTINPDHYSYDLEPSLYRLNERDHQQLKRYEERLITNNSLNKSHSIIR, from the coding sequence ATGGCTTTCCTACGAATTGAAGATTTTGATCCCCATTACAAAGATGCGTTTGATGGAGAAGAAATCATTGGCTTAGACGTCTATTCGGATGTCCAAGAAGAAAAAATTGGCAGTATTACCGATATTTTAGTCGATGAATCCGGTCATTTTCGATATTTTGTCGTTGACATAGGCTTTTGGATTTTTGGAAAAACAATTTTACTCCCGGTCGGTCGTTCCCGAATTGATTATCAATCCCAACGGGTTTATACTAATGGATTAACGAAAGAACAAGCAACACATCTTCCTTGTTATCAGCACTTAGAAACGAAAGGATACGATTACGAAGAACAAGTCAGAAAAACCTATCGTCTTCCTTATATGGGTGAAGTTCCCATTCGCAGTGATCATGAATATATAATGCCCAATACGAGCGAAATTCAGTCCGCGCCTGTGTTAGATTGGAAAACCATCAATCCTGACCATTATAGTTATGATCTTGAACCAAGTTTATATCGATTAAATGAACGGGATCATCAACAATTAAAACGATATGAAGAACGGTTAATCACCAATAATTCCCTCAACAAATCCCATTCTATAATTCGTTAG
- a CDS encoding LD-carboxypeptidase, protein MTNFPGLKPGDKLRVIAPSGALKEWERFETGVEIWRSHGYKIEFTPGFDQSWGYLAGSDENRRQQLLAALTDETCRGILCARGGFGSTRLLEGWNGHNFAKIATIPKFLIGFSDITGLLWAFSNYSQIIGIHGPVLTTLASEPDWSIQRLFEGVETGYFEALQGESWVKGYASGRLFPANLTVATHLLGTAYQPDLTNTIIALEDVNEEPYRLDRMLTHWRMVGAFKGVQGIALGRFSRCEAKGNPNSFTLEEVLRDRLGDLGIPIVSNLPFGHEGSNAILPVGRMAYLDGEQGTLSFS, encoded by the coding sequence ATGACCAATTTTCCAGGATTAAAACCGGGTGATAAATTACGAGTAATTGCACCCAGTGGAGCGTTAAAAGAATGGGAACGTTTTGAAACAGGAGTTGAAATTTGGCGATCGCACGGTTATAAAATCGAATTTACACCGGGTTTTGATCAATCCTGGGGATATTTAGCCGGAAGCGATGAAAACCGACGACAACAACTTTTAGCAGCGTTAACAGATGAAACCTGTCGGGGTATTTTGTGCGCGCGAGGAGGGTTTGGATCAACTCGATTATTAGAAGGATGGAATGGGCATAATTTTGCTAAAATTGCGACTATTCCTAAATTTTTAATTGGATTTTCTGATATCACAGGATTATTATGGGCCTTTTCCAATTATTCCCAAATTATTGGCATTCATGGCCCTGTTTTAACAACCTTAGCCAGTGAACCAGATTGGTCAATTCAACGTTTATTTGAAGGTGTTGAAACGGGATATTTTGAAGCGTTACAAGGGGAAAGTTGGGTAAAAGGTTATGCTTCTGGTCGATTATTTCCGGCTAATTTAACGGTTGCAACTCATTTATTAGGAACGGCTTATCAACCGGATTTAACCAATACCATTATCGCCTTAGAAGATGTTAATGAAGAACCCTATCGTTTAGATCGAATGTTAACTCACTGGCGGATGGTGGGTGCATTTAAAGGGGTTCAAGGAATTGCATTAGGACGATTTAGTCGTTGTGAAGCAAAAGGAAATCCTAATAGTTTTACCCTAGAAGAGGTATTACGCGATCGCTTAGGAGATTTAGGAATTCCAATCGTGTCTAATTTACCCTTCGGTCATGAAGGATCTAATGCTATTTTACCCGTTGGTCGGATGGCTTATCTGGATGGAGAACAAGGAACCTTGAGTTTTTCCTAA
- a CDS encoding glycosyltransferase family 4 protein → MNQRLKLLLVSTPVGPLGSGLGGGVELTVLNLATVLRQRGHEITIAAPETSQLESFSIVEIPGELQTLAQTQNRHDPVILPDNSVLTNLWNYAQQVADQYDIILNFAYDWLPLFLTPFFKGKLIHLVSMGSLTDVMDQAVHNAIQQCPGSIAFHTHSQAKTFGLKEGYFCLSNAIDLSQYQFCAEPKNQLAWVGRISPEKGLEDAVAASQKTGISLMIMGKIQDEAYWQTIVQNYSDAPIQYLGFLSTEKLQEQVRQCRALVMTHRWIEAFGNVAIEALACGVPVISYRRGGPTEIIRDGVSGWLVEPDNINQLVQAIQKLDQIDRFVCRQQAETEYSLDALGDRIEQWLFQVISL, encoded by the coding sequence ATGAATCAACGCTTAAAACTCTTATTGGTATCCACTCCCGTTGGGCCGTTGGGATCGGGATTGGGAGGAGGTGTAGAATTAACAGTCTTAAATCTGGCAACCGTTCTGCGTCAACGAGGTCATGAAATTACGATTGCAGCCCCGGAAACGTCTCAATTAGAGTCTTTTTCAATAGTAGAAATTCCAGGAGAATTACAAACTTTAGCCCAAACCCAAAACCGTCATGATCCGGTGATTTTACCGGATAATTCCGTGTTAACGAATTTGTGGAATTATGCTCAACAAGTTGCTGATCAATATGATATTATTTTAAACTTTGCTTATGATTGGTTGCCTTTATTTTTAACGCCTTTTTTTAAAGGGAAATTAATCCATTTAGTCAGTATGGGTTCCTTAACCGATGTCATGGATCAAGCTGTTCACAACGCCATTCAACAGTGTCCGGGTTCCATTGCTTTTCATACCCATAGTCAAGCCAAAACTTTTGGGTTAAAAGAAGGTTATTTTTGTTTAAGTAATGCGATTGATTTATCTCAATATCAGTTTTGTGCTGAACCCAAAAATCAATTAGCTTGGGTCGGTAGAATTTCACCCGAAAAAGGTTTAGAAGATGCGGTTGCGGCTTCCCAGAAAACGGGAATTTCCTTAATGATTATGGGTAAAATTCAAGATGAAGCTTACTGGCAAACCATTGTTCAAAATTATTCCGATGCTCCAATTCAATACTTAGGCTTTTTATCAACGGAAAAACTTCAAGAACAAGTTCGTCAATGTCGCGCTTTAGTGATGACTCATCGCTGGATAGAAGCGTTTGGGAATGTAGCAATTGAAGCATTAGCTTGTGGCGTTCCTGTGATTTCCTATCGCCGAGGAGGGCCAACAGAAATTATTCGAGATGGAGTAAGCGGTTGGTTAGTGGAACCTGATAATATTAATCAGTTAGTTCAGGCTATTCAAAAGCTAGATCAAATTGACCGTTTTGTCTGTCGTCAACAGGCGGAAACAGAATATTCTTTAGATGCTTTAGGCGATCGCATTGAACAGTGGTTATTTCAGGTTATTTCATTGTAA
- a CDS encoding carbon dioxide-concentrating mechanism protein CcmK has product MSQQAVGALETKGFPGVLAAADAMVKAGRVTLVGYIRAGSARFTIMIRGDVSEVKTAMDAGIAAVEKAYGAALETWVIIPRPHENVVAVLPIDFSDNVEEYRVAAEGLTLPRGR; this is encoded by the coding sequence ATGTCACAGCAAGCCGTTGGAGCTTTAGAAACCAAAGGATTTCCTGGTGTTTTAGCCGCCGCCGATGCCATGGTAAAAGCGGGTCGGGTAACGTTGGTGGGCTATATTCGAGCCGGAAGTGCGCGATTTACAATTATGATTCGGGGAGATGTTTCCGAAGTTAAAACCGCCATGGATGCTGGAATTGCGGCGGTTGAAAAAGCCTATGGTGCAGCATTAGAAACTTGGGTGATTATTCCCCGTCCCCATGAAAATGTGGTAGCTGTTTTACCGATTGATTTTAGTGATAATGTTGAAGAATATCGGGTAGCGGCGGAAGGACTAACGTTACCAAGAGGTCGTTAA
- a CDS encoding BMC domain-containing protein produces the protein MPEAVGVIQTLGFPGVLAAADAMVKAARVTLVYYDLAERGEFIVAVRGPTSEVVPAVQAGVEAAEKTFGCSLITYYVVPNPPENIVDVMSIGYTELSERFRT, from the coding sequence ATGCCAGAGGCAGTTGGTGTCATACAAACCCTGGGTTTTCCAGGGGTTTTAGCCGCAGCAGATGCGATGGTCAAGGCTGCGCGAGTCACCCTTGTTTACTATGATTTAGCAGAACGGGGTGAGTTTATCGTCGCAGTTCGTGGCCCAACATCGGAAGTGGTTCCTGCTGTCCAAGCTGGTGTTGAAGCAGCAGAAAAGACGTTTGGCTGTTCACTAATTACTTACTACGTCGTTCCCAACCCCCCTGAGAACATTGTAGATGTTATGTCAATTGGCTACACAGAACTGAGTGAACGTTTCCGCACTTAA